AGTTCGCGAATCGGCTGCATCATCCGACGTTCAGCGCGGATGCCGCTCGCGATCGTTTTGTCCAGCCCGAGTGGATGAGGCCGGCGCGTCTCGCTGAAACGGCGCACCAGCGCGTCGTCCCTCGCTTCCACGAATACCAGTGTCGCCGCTTGTCGCCGTTGCAGTTGGCGGTAAAGCTTCGGAAATCGGCCCAACGCCCCGCCTTCCCGCACGTCAACGAGTAAAGCGGCCTTCGCAATTTCACTTCCGCTCTCGCCAAGAAGATCGGCGAACGTCGGAATCAGATCTACCGGCAGGTTATCCACGCAGTAGTAACCCAGATCCTCAAAGGTCTTGAGGATGGTTCCTTTGCCCGACCCGCTGAGGCCGGTAAGGATGATGAGCTGGCGTGAGGTTGGTTGCCCGATTCCTTTCACGCGCGACCTGGCGTGGGCGCTGCCCCGGCCGACTCGTGCCCTTCCAGCTTTTCGGGCTTATCGCCCGTTACTCCCGTTCCCGCAGGTTGGAACGGCACTAGCCTGGTTTATGCCTTCACACGGCGTTGATGAGTGCTTGGAATTTTCATATCTTCGCGGTACTTGGCCACTGTCCGCCGCGTCACAAGGATGCCCTCCCCGGCAAGACGCTTGGCGATCTGCTCGTCGGTCAGCGGATGATTGGCATCTTCCTCTTCAATCATCTTCTTCACCCGGCGCTTCAGCGTAACCAACGAGGTGTGCCCTCCCTGCGGGCCACTGACCGCTTCCGAGAAGAAATAGCGCAGCTCAAAAACACCCTGGGGAGTGTGGGAGTACTTGTTCGCAACCGCGCGGCTCACCGTCGAGGGGTGTACCCCCACCTCCTCCGCCACCTCCTTGATCATCATCGGCTTCAGGGCATCGATGCCGAAATCCAAGAAATCCCGTTGCCGTCGAATAATCGATTCGCAGACACGGATGATGGTGTGCTTTCGCTGCTCGATATTCTTGAGCAATTGAACCGCTGAGGTGAATCGTTCCTTTACGTAGTTGCGAACCTCGCGCGTGGACACCGCCCGGTCGAGCAGTTTGCGATAGACCGGGCTCAAGCGCAATTGGGGCAGATCGTCCTCGTTCATCAGAATCTGATAGTCATCGCCCGACTTGACGATGAATACGTCCGGCTCGATGAGCCTTGGATTCGTCTTGTTGTAGCGCTGGCCGGGCCTGGGGTCGAGCCGTCGTATGATGTCAATGGCCGTCATCACCGCGGGAACCGATCGGTTCAGGGCGCGGGCTATTTCCTTGTATTGCTTGTTCTGAAGTTGCTTGAGGTGGTCGGCAACGATCTGCTGCGCCAGCGTGCTATCCGGGGCGATCATCCGCAACTGTAGCAGCAGGCATTCGCGCAGGTCGCGCGATGCCACTCCCGGCGGGTCAAACTCCTGCAGCAGTTTGAGCGCCTGCTCGACATCAGCAAGCTCGTGGTTGCCCGAGCGGGCGATTTCCTCAAAGGTCGCGCTCAGGCAGCCGTCCTCATCCAGATTTCCGATGATCGAGTGGGCCGCTTCCCGAACCTTCTCCTCGCATGGCGTCAGCCCGAGCTGCCACTCCAGGTGATCGGCCAGCGATGTGGGCGAAGAGAGGAAAGTTTCAAAGGACGGTTTTTCGATTTCTTCGCGCTCGCGCGGCCGCTCGGTCGTCTCCAGATAGTCGTCAAAAAAAGCCTTGATGTCCATCTCATCGAAGGGATCCGACTCAGCCTGATCCTCGGCGGCCTTTTCCGTTTCATTCTGAGCGAAGGCCTCGTCACTGGGATTTTCCAGGGTCTGCGCCTCCTCCGCCAGCTCTTCCAAGATGGGATTCTCAACCATCTCCTGGTTAATCATCTGTCGCAGCTCGAGCTTGTTAAGCGCGAGCACGCTTACCATCTGGACGAGCCCGGGTGTGAGGATCTGCTTTTGCGCAAGCCGGAGATGCAGTTGTGGCCGCTGTCCGTTCATGGTTCAGTTCATCTGAAAATGGTCGCCGAGATAAACGCGGCGGACTTCGCTGTCCTTGCCAAGCGCTTCCGGTGTGCCGACGCGAAAGATCCGGCCAGTGTTGATGATGTAAGCGCGGTCGGTCACCCGCAATGTTTCTCGCACATTGTGATCCGTCACCAGAACCCCGATATTCCGTTCCTTCAAGCTTCGGATGAGCTTCTGAATGTCCAGAACTGCGATCGGATCAATTCCTGAAAAAGGTTCATCCAAGAGTATGAAACAAGGCGAAAGCACCA
The sequence above is drawn from the Candidatus Acidiferrales bacterium genome and encodes:
- the rpoN gene encoding RNA polymerase factor sigma-54, translated to MNGQRPQLHLRLAQKQILTPGLVQMVSVLALNKLELRQMINQEMVENPILEELAEEAQTLENPSDEAFAQNETEKAAEDQAESDPFDEMDIKAFFDDYLETTERPREREEIEKPSFETFLSSPTSLADHLEWQLGLTPCEEKVREAAHSIIGNLDEDGCLSATFEEIARSGNHELADVEQALKLLQEFDPPGVASRDLRECLLLQLRMIAPDSTLAQQIVADHLKQLQNKQYKEIARALNRSVPAVMTAIDIIRRLDPRPGQRYNKTNPRLIEPDVFIVKSGDDYQILMNEDDLPQLRLSPVYRKLLDRAVSTREVRNYVKERFTSAVQLLKNIEQRKHTIIRVCESIIRRQRDFLDFGIDALKPMMIKEVAEEVGVHPSTVSRAVANKYSHTPQGVFELRYFFSEAVSGPQGGHTSLVTLKRRVKKMIEEEDANHPLTDEQIAKRLAGEGILVTRRTVAKYREDMKIPSTHQRRVKA